The proteins below are encoded in one region of Nonomuraea helvata:
- a CDS encoding PadR family transcriptional regulator: protein MATFQQRSTLGLAVLSLLREAEYRQEGAMHPYKMQRLIRDRGKGEVVNVGQRASLYRTIERLHKAGLIEVRESGREANRPERTLYALTGKGREVWREWMLDALANPTRKYPEFPAAISFIPLLDSREVLEHLERREGNLAAELARLQAIVAEGAQWGRLFVLEMEYLRATTAAELEWVRSVADDLRSNQISWTRDSLTGLASEHQDENHTR from the coding sequence ATGGCAACATTCCAACAGCGGTCAACCTTGGGGCTGGCCGTGCTGTCCCTTCTGCGGGAGGCGGAGTACCGGCAGGAAGGCGCGATGCATCCGTACAAGATGCAGCGCCTGATCAGGGACCGCGGCAAGGGCGAGGTGGTCAACGTCGGGCAGCGCGCCAGCCTCTACCGCACCATCGAGCGGCTGCACAAAGCCGGATTGATCGAGGTACGGGAGAGCGGCCGCGAGGCCAACCGGCCCGAACGGACTCTGTACGCGCTCACCGGCAAGGGACGGGAGGTATGGCGCGAATGGATGCTGGATGCGCTGGCCAACCCGACGCGGAAGTACCCGGAGTTCCCCGCGGCGATCTCCTTCATCCCCCTGCTCGACTCCCGCGAGGTGCTGGAACACCTGGAGCGACGCGAGGGCAATCTGGCCGCCGAGCTGGCTCGCCTCCAGGCGATCGTGGCCGAGGGGGCGCAGTGGGGGCGGCTGTTCGTGCTGGAGATGGAGTACCTGCGCGCCACCACCGCGGCCGAACTGGAGTGGGTGCGTTCCGTCGCCGACGACCTGCGCTCCAACCAGATCTCCTGGACCCGGGATTCACTGACCGGGTTGGCCTCTGAGCACCAAGACGAGAACCACACCCGCTGA